One Campylobacter sp. MIT 99-7217 genomic window, GCCTTGATATCTTAAAAGTTTGGCTTGGACAAGCTATAACAGCGTAAAGGAAAAATATGAAAACTATACTTTTAGGAGCGGTAGCTTATGATCCAAAGGTTGTGGGAATTTGGGACATTATCCGTGATTATGCGAATGAAAACGGCTTTAAAATGGACTATGTGCTTTTTAGCAACTACGAAAGGCAGGTGGATTCTTTACTCAAAGGGCATATTGATATCGCTTGGAACACCAACACAGCGTGGATTAAAACCCTTTATGCTACAAACAACAAAGCCAAAGCCCTAGTTATGCGTGATACAGATATAAATTTTACGACTAAATTTGTAGCTCATAAGCAAAGTGGGATTAAAAGCGTTTCTGATCTCAAGGGCAAGATTTTTGGGCTTGGAAGCCTTGATTCTGCACAAGCTGCCATTATGGGACTTTACTATCTTGAGCAAGCTAAACTGAGCCTTAAAGAAGTAAGTAGTTTTGTAAAACCGCAAGCAGATGAGACAAATATCATTCGCTTTAACAGCGACATGGGCAAGCACGGCGATACAGGCAGAAGTGAATTTGATATCTTAGAAGCCATTAGAAAAGGCGAGCTTAATGCTGGAAGTATAGGCTC contains:
- a CDS encoding phosphate/phosphite/phosphonate ABC transporter substrate-binding protein, yielding MKTILLGAVAYDPKVVGIWDIIRDYANENGFKMDYVLFSNYERQVDSLLKGHIDIAWNTNTAWIKTLYATNNKAKALVMRDTDINFTTKFVAHKQSGIKSVSDLKGKIFGLGSLDSAQAAIMGLYYLEQAKLSLKEVSSFVKPQADETNIIRFNSDMGKHGDTGRSEFDILEAIRKGELNAGSIGSSTYVRIMAEGSYPEIESFYTSPGYCHCNFSVLPDFDEDVAREFSSMLLSQNEQKNRPEIAKMMSMEGLNEWVKVGENELAGYKLIYKAMQEQNLLENKL